The DNA region TTCTTCATCAACAGGAGAAGTTGGGAGAGCAGTTGTGATATGTACGGGAGAATGGTTATCAGCCGGGTTATTATCTATTTCTTCAGCGCTCAGATGTTCCTTACCTAAGGGCAATCGTATAATGAAGCGGGAACCCGGTTTCCCTTCATTATTTTCTGCTTCTATTGTACCATGGTGTAACTCTATTAATGAACGGCTTAGATGCAATCCGATACCCGTACCTACATTAGAGTTATTGTGGCTGTTACGGATTTGATAGAAACGCTCAAAAATTCTTCCTATCTCTGCAGGATCAATTCCGATGCCGCTATCTTCCACTATTATTTCAAAATAATGTTGTAAAGAGCATGGAGCATTTATGTCGTTACCTGTGCGGAGATAAATATTGATTTTTCCGTTTTCCGGTGTAAATTTGAACGCATTAGAGATTATGTTCAGGATAACTTTATCAAAATTCTTAGGATCTATCCATGCCTGTAAGCTTTCCATCTCTGTTTGAAAACTAAGAGTGATATGTTTGGCATTTGCTTGATATTCGAAGGTATAGTATAGATCTCGGATGAAGCCTACGATGTCTACCTCCTGAAATTTCAGTGACATTTGTCCTTTGTCTATTTTGCGAATATCCATCAGCTGGTTGACCAGGCGCAGAATACGTTCAGCATTCCGATAAATAGTGTGATAGTTTTTCTGTCGTTCTCCATCTTTATCAGTAGCGATAAGCTTCTGTAATGGGCTTATGATAAGAGACATCGGAGTACGTATCTCATGGGATATATTGATGAAAAACTGCAATTTGGCTTCATTGATTTGTTCTGCGTGAATATGTTCCAATATTTCCTGACGGGCACGGTAACGATGACGCACCTGGATGATGATGATATAGATGATGACTATCAGTAATATTCCATACATTAGCTTTGCCCATCCGGATGCATACCATGCGGGATAAATAGTGATAAGTATTTCTTTAATATCAGAATAGGAGCCATTATCTTTTGCTTTCACTTGGAATGTGTAGTCGCCAGGGTTTAGATTACTGAATGAAACTCGGTTGATGCCTTGTTGTAAACTAATCCAGTTGCTGTTGTTGATGCGGTATATATAGGTGATTCGCTCTGGGCTGAAAAACTCCATGGCTGAAAATTCAATACTGAAAGAGTTGTCCTTGTGGGAAAGCTGGAAGTGATTGGCATCCATCACTGCAGTAGTGACAATGTCTTTACTTCCTGATTTCATCCCTTTCTTTACCATTTTATCATGGATATAGAAATCCGTAATCCGAATCTCGGGCTTTTTATTCGAATTGGTTATTTCTGCCGGATTAAAATAAGTGATACCGTTGGTACCTCCAAAAATCAGTTCACCTTGCTGACATGCAAAGCCGGCTCCTTTGCTGAATTCATTACCTTGTAATCCGTCACTTGCATAGAAATTAATGAAGCCCTGATTTTTAGGATTGAACCGACTGATTCCATAATTTGTACTGATCCAAAGATAGCCATCCATATCTTCTTTGATTGCGCATATATAATTGCTTGGCAAACCGTCCACTATTGTGTATTCTTGGATATCAAGACTTTGGGGATTGAGTCGTTTTAATCCTTTAGACGTTCCTATCCAGATGATTCCATCACTACCCTCGTGAAGGGCATAAATTACATCTTCATATAATATTCTTCTGTTTTTCAGAGGGGAAATGAAATCCATGTTTTTTATGTCCAAACACCCTAGGCCGTCATAAGTTCCTATGTACAGTTTGCCTTCATCAGTGTATAAGAGACTGTTTATCCATGAATTATGTAGCATGTTTATTCTATTCCAGTTGCTGTTGTTATTGGCGAGCATTGAGCATTGGCCTATTTTCCCGGTATTTATATCCATGTAAAACAGGCCGCCTCCCATAGTTCCTATCCACAATGTCTTGTTATCATCTTCTGCAAAGCAATATATGTTTTCTGTCAAGTTGGACGGCTGTTCCGATAGCTTCAGGTATTCGCAGCGACCGGTCTTGGAGTCCAGTCGAGCCATGCCGTGAAGGTAAGAGCCTATCCACAGATTGTAGTTGGAGTCTTCAAAGATACTCATGATGGTTGCGGGAACTGAATGTGGGTCATCTGTAGGAGCAAAGTGCGCTTTCAACGTGTTGTCCGGGGCAATTGCATAGATCCCATCATTGTCGGTACCTACCCAGAGAGTTCCAGTATGGTCCTTGCATACTGACATGACGCAGTTCGAACCGATTACATTATGTACGGAAGATTTATACCCCATGTATTTGAATTTGTTGATAGTGGCAGGTATAATCATAACCCCTTTCTGGAAAAAGCCTAACCAGGTATTTCCTATTTTATCTTTCAGAATAGAGTGTACTTTGGCTTTTTTCAGGTTAAATGTGGTGATGTTAAAATTGGCTTCCTTTATCTTTTGTTCCTGAGTATCATATATTTTTATTCCCGAACCGTCTGTACCGATAAATATCTCATTCTGATTTCCGGGATATAGAATTTTGATAGGCAAATTGGGATTAGGAGTATATATAATAGGAATAAATGTATCTGCTTTGTCATTATATATAAATAGCCCTTTCTTTAAACTACTCATATAAAGATTGCCTTGGTGGTCTTCACACATACTCGAAACTGTATTCTTCGCTATGTCTTTTTCGCCTGAATAATGTTTGGATTGGTTATTTTCATCAAAACGAAAGATACCATTATCACCTGTTGATATCCATAAATTCCCTTTTTTATCTTCATATGCAGATGTGATTAAATTGCTAGGAATAAATTGGCTTATTTGCCTGGCATTTATGCTGTCTCCTTTTGTCTCCAGTAGAAACATGCTATGTCCCGAGGTACCTATTAGTATTTCTCCATTATTGCGTTCAAGTATTGTCGCTATATTGGGGGCTATCGGAGCTCCGCTGGAAAGGTACATCGGAATGGTGGTAAAGCTATCTGTTGCCCGGTCATATATTTGTAATCCGTTCAGGGAACCTATGAAAAAGCGTCCTTGACTGTCTTCATAAAGTGTACGTACGTAGTCGTTAAGTAGAGAGTGGGGGTTATCTTTTTCATTTCTATAAACGGTGAATTTAGCACCATCATATCTATTCAAGCCGTCTTCTGTTGCAATCCATATTATTCCGTCACGATCTTGATATATTTTATTGAGCATACTGCTTGATAGGTCTTTGTCGACCGTGAACATCTTCCCTTCCTGTCCATGAAATGTGGTAGATAAGCATAAAAATAATAGGCATAAAATAAATTTGGTTTTCATAGTTATTAATTTTATGCTTGCAAATATACTTAATATCCACTATATTTCCTTTTAAAATATGAACTTATATGTCGAATTTCTTATTCAGATCTGGATTCTTTTTTGTTTCACTGTAAGGGGGCGGGTAGATCGTAATTGTTGTTTCCGTCAAACTCAACAGTCTTTCTCTTGGTATAATGTTTTCACAGAATCAGCCGGCATATAAAAAAAGAGGGGAAGCGCTGGCTTCTCCTCTTAAAGACAGGTTTGTGAAGTATGTGATTACCTTCTTTCATTCAGCATTTTCGGTGTCGGGCATTCATGATTGTCGATAGGAAGCTTCACTTGTTTCAAATCATCCAATTCATGTATTGGTCTTTCCACTTCGTAAGGGGTACGCATACCCGAAAATTCCTGGAAGTATAGCAGACAGGCATCTTTCCACCATACGGCATCACGTGCCTGTATCTTCAGGCGTGACTGTACGTCCTTGAAACGTTTCGCATCGATATAGTTCTCGGCCAGGTCCCATATCTTCTGAAAGTTTCTTACCTGCTGTACACCATGATCGTAGCGATAGCAAAGTTCGTCCCATAAAGTATGTCCGCTTTGCATGGTGTGCCCCCAGGGGGCATGATGGAACCACAAGAGATACTCATCCGGACAAGTACGGATGTCATCGTAAAGGCGGCAGAGCGAATCGGGATATTGGGCTGTAGCATTGCTACCCGTATGACTGCGATCGAAACCTATCCCCTGTTTGTCTGCTTTATGATAGTAAGACGGCATCCAGTCGGGGCGTGCACCGGGCACGTCGCACCAAGGTTCCGGGCCGTAATGGTGTCCCCATGCAAAGAGGTGATGCAGCCCGAGTGGCATCATATAGTCTACCACGGCCTCGCGGCTTTCCATCATCATTTGCTTTAATGAAGAATGAAGATTTAAGAATGAAGAATTGGCTGCGCTATCGGTCTGCAAACCTTCTTCATTCTTCATTTGTAGTTCTTCATTGTAGAAGGTCTGTTTCAGCCATTCTTCTGCGATTGTTTCCGATGTCAAGGAAGGATTCCAGGCCATGCGCCCGAAAGCGTACCAGTTGGCTTGGGCAAAAGGATGACCGCACCAGTTTGTATCCGTACCTATATTGGCGACACCTGCTATGGCTTTCAGTGAAGACGGCTTCACAAAGTCGAAGAACTCTTCCCACATCGGGGCAAGATAGGCAAGGTGATTGGAGAAGCCCAGATATTCTTGTGTGATCTGGAACTCGACCATCTGCGGAGTCCGGGGCATAGCGCCGAATAAAGGACTATACGGTTCGCGAGGCTGGAAGTCGACCGGACCGTTCTTTATCTGTACGATGACATTGTTGCGGAATTGTCCATCCAAAGGCTGGAATTCCAGATAGGCTTGCTTTGCGCGGTCTGCATCCGTTGGGCTGTAGACGAAAGCGCGCCACATGACGATGCCTTTATAGGGCTTCAATGCATCTGCCAGCATATTGGCGCCTTCGGCATGTGTACGGTTGAAGTCGCACGGGCCGGGCTGTCCTTCGGAATTGGCTTTCACCAGGAAGCCACCGAAGTCGGGAATGGTGCGATAGATCTCTTTGGCTTTCTGCTTCCACCAGGCGATGACATCTTTGTCCAAAGGATCGGCTGTGGAAAGCCCGCCCAGTTGCATGGGGGAGGCAAAGTTGATAGAGAGATATACCTTGATGCCGTAAGGACGGAATATGTCTGCCAGAGCCTTTACCTTTTCCAGATATTCGGCGGAAAGGATTTTAGAAGAAGCATTTACATTGTTCAGCACCGTTGCATTGATTCCGATGGAGGCATTGGCACGCGCATAAGCTTCGTATCTGTCGGAGAGTGTGCCGGGCAGTTCTTCCCAGTTCCAAAGAGATTTGCCGGCATAACCGCGCTCGATGCTGCGGTCGAGGTTATCCCAATGATTGAGAATACGCAGGTCATAGGCAGGGTTCTCCGTTATTTCCAAGTCTGTTTCCGAAGGCTTTCCAAAGTTCCGCATTTCTTGCAGGCGGATCAGGTGATAGGCAGCATAAAGCAAACCCGTTTCGCTGGGAGAAGTGACGGTGAGTTTTCCATTTACTTGTCGTATACGAAAGCCTTCAGAAGATAGTTGTTTGTCTTTCTTCAGTACAAGCGTAACGGGGAGCCCTTTCCATGCCTGTTTCAGTTCACGGACGGCTATGTTTAGTGTCGGAGACTGGCGAGGCGCTGTAATTTGTGCGTGGGCATCTGTCGATTGCCGGAGCCACAAGCGGCTGCCGTCTTCAGCGGATACGGGTCCGAGTAAACAAAATAATAATAAGAATAAAGAGAACAGTTCTTTCATAAACAAAAAGTATTGGTTGGTTTATTCATCGGCGGGGTAGCGTACTCCCCATTCGCGGCGTAAGTCATCCATCATGCGCATGATGCGCAGGGTTTCGGCGTGAGGCATATAGGGAGATTCGAGCCATCCATTCCTCAGAGCTTCCATGGATGCATATACCTGATATTCATATCCGGTGATTTGTGGCGGACAGTTGTAGACAACTGCCGTCTTATAATCTTCCGTTACCACCCTGATTCGTTGCGGATTGTTGATATTTTCAATGATCAAGTGGCCTTTGTCACCGGAAATGATGCCTTGGCGGTCGGTCATACTCAGCATACTGCTGTGCAGTACAGCGATTTTCCCATCCTTGAATGTAAGAGTGATACTATTCTGTGCATCTACTCCGGTATCGGTCTTTACGCAGGTAGAGGTGACACGCTCTACGTCCGTCCCGAAAACCATGGAAGCAAAGTTCAGTGCATACACTCCCAGGTCGAGCAGAGCCCCGCCTGCCAGTGCCGGTTGGCGGAGGCGCTCACGGTTGCCGATTGGGTAACCCAGATTGGCGGACAGCGTCATGGGGTGTCCGATGATTCCACCGTTTACAAGGTCATTGATGGTTTGCGATAGAGGCATGTAACGTGTCCAGATGGCTTCGGTGATGAAGAGTTCCTTTTCTTTGGCAAGATTCAGCAGTTCCTCCGCTTGGCGGGCATTGGCGGTGAATGCCTTTTCGCATAAAACCGCTTTGCCTTTCAGCAGACTCATACGTGCATGTTCGAAATGGTGGGAATGGGGAGTGGCAATATATACCAACTCCACCTCTTCATCATCCAGCATTTCTTCATAAGAACCATAGGCACGGGTAAATCCCCACCGGTTGGCAAAGTCACGGGCAGTCTGCAATTGGCGGGAAGAGACTGCATAAGCTTCTACTCCCTCCATTCCTTCGAGGGTGATTGCCATCTTTTCGGCAATCCACCCGGTACCTATAATACCTATTTTGATAGTATCCATACTCTATCGGGCAACGGTTAATCAACTCCTTCAATGGTGACGATCTTTCCGTTGGCGTCGTATTCCAGTTCGCATACTTTCAGGCTGCGCAACCAGGTGCGTCCGCCGGAAGGCACACTGTCGTGATGGAACAGATACCATTTGTCCCGGTATTCCACGATGGAGTGGTGGGTAGTCCAGCCTACCACCGGAGTCAGGATTACTCCCTGATAGGTGAATGGACCGTAAGGATTGTCACCGATGGCGTAGCACAGGCGGTGAGTATCACCGGTAGAGTAGGAGAAGTAATACTTTCCGTTATACTTGTGCATCCAGCTTGCTTCGAAGAAACGGCGTTCGTTGTCTCCGGCTGTCAGCGGTTGCCCGTTTTCGTCCAGAATCACTACGGCTTTAGGTTCCTCGGCGAATTGTAGCATGTCCGCGCTAAGGCGGGCAACACGTGCGGGGATGGACGGTTCATTGTCTGCGGGGAAAGTAGCTCCGCTTTCCAGGGCTTTGTTGTCGCGATAGCGTTGCAATTGTCCACCCCACAGACCACCGAAGTACATATAATAGTTACCGTCTCCATCATTCAGAACGGCAGGGTCTATACTGTAACTTCCGCGCATCGGGTCGGGTTGAGGAATGAACGGACCTTCGGGACGGTCGCTGATGGCAACGCCGATACGGAAGATATCGTTCTGGTCTTTCAGGGGGAAATACATATAATACTTGCCGTCTTTCTCAGCTACGTCGCAATCCCAAAGCTGGCGTCCTGCCCAGGGGATATCTTCGGTGGTGAGTACCAGGCCATGGTCTGTGATTTCTCCTTTCATGGGGTCATCGGTAGAGAAGATGTGGTAGTCTTTCATATTGAAATGGTCGCCGTTATCATTTTCGGGGATACCGCTTTCCCAGTCGTGGGAAGGGTAGATGTAAAGGCGGTCGTTGAACACATGCACGGCAGGGTCTGCCATATAATCTCCGGGTACTAGGTATCTTTTTTCTTTCTTCATGACTCTATAATTTTAAAGGTTAATTCGTATAGTTTCCTGTGGCGTAAATGCCGACCATAGTTCCGGTGAAACCTCCGGCTGTCTGCGTGCTTATCAGGTCGGCGGAGACGGGTTCGCCCACTTGCGTCCAGTTACCTTTAGGACTGGTAGAGTAGCAGAAGGTATAGTTTACTGCATTATCTCCTTCTACTTTCAGATATACTTTCCCATCTGTCCGGGTTAGCGGGCTGCCGGCCTGGCTGCACAGTCTGCCATGGCTGTATGTTTCCAGAAGCATGACGGGTTTGCCGTCTTTGTCCAGTGTCTTTCCGAAGCGAATATAGCAATTATCATCATGGAAACAGATGATGCCTGCGAAATCCTTCGGTTGTTGTGGCACGAAGTCCAAGCCGGTCTGAGCTGTGAATGTCCAATTGTTAATCCAGCGACCGATGGCGGCGGGCTGACGCTTTTGGTTAAGATCAGTACTGCTGGCGGTCATTTCCAACTGCCCTTTGCTGTTTATATTGTAGCGGGGCACCAGTGGAGTGCGGATAAAGAATGCTTCTTTAGCCAGTCCGTTTGCTGTCCATAGTGGGGCGGGATCGCAGGAGCGGTCGGCGGTATAAGTGATGACGTCACCCTCGGGAAGGATAATGGGTTGATTCTCTTTCCAGGTCACCGGGAGCATGAAAGTCTCGCGTCCCATCACGTCGTGACCGTTGCGATAGGGGCGGACACCGAGGAAGACAGCATACCAGTCGCCATCGGGAGTTTCCACCAGATCGGCATGACCGACGCAGGTAACCGGATTGGGGCGGTCGCCCGGCAAGCCGCGTTGCGTCAATATCGGGTTGATGGCACAAGGTTTGAAAGGACCGAACGGAGACGCGGAGGTGAAGATCACTTCCGAGTGGTTGGGGCCTGTTCCACCTTCGGCAGCCATCAGGTAGTATGTACCGTTGATGTGGTAGAGGTGTGGACCTTCTATCCAGCTGGGATGCTGGGTTTTGTCTACACCCCCGTCAATAATCATCTTCTGTTTTCCTACGGTACAACCGTTTTTCCAGTCGAATTCGCGTATCCAGATAGCGCGGTGACCGTCATATTCGGGCTTTCCTGCCGGACCGTCATTGTTCACAATGTATGCTTTCCCGTCTTCGTCGAAGAGAAATCCGGGGTCGATGCCGCCCACTTCGGGCAGGAAAGTGGGATCACTCCAGTTTCCTTTCTTCGGATCATCGGTGGTGACGAAGAAGTTGCCGCCACCATCTACGGCTGTGGTGATCAGATAGAACAGTCCGTTGTGAGGATTGTATTTGATGTCCGGAGCATAGATACCGCCGCTGATGCGCAGTCCGTCGTACATAGGCAACTGTGAGGGGCGGTTGAGAACGTAGCCCAGTTGTTCCCAGTTCGTCAGGTCTGTGCTGTGCCAGATGGGTACGCCGGGGTAGAAGGCGAAAGAGGAGTTGACCATATAATAGTCGTTTCCCACGCGGCAGATGCTCGGGTCAGGGTAACAACCCGGTAAAACGGGGTTTTGCAATTGACAATTGACAATTGACAGTTGACAATTGGCTGCGCTGTCACGCTGCATAGAATTGTCAATTGAGTAGCTGAATTCGTAGAATTTAGCTACTCTTGGTTCCAGAATTTCTTTCAGGAAGGGCTTGGGCTGATAGTTACGGTCGAAGAGTAGGGGATATTCCCGTCTTCCCGGTACGGGCCAGTCATTCTTCCAGGAGTCGCCGTCCGATACTCCCCAGGCGGTTACGCGTGTAATGACGTCTGAGTGCTTTATGAAAAGTTCCATGAACGATTTCATACGTGCATTCCATAGATTGGAAACACTATCCAGCAGAGCTTCGGGATAGGGGTTCAAGGCTTTCTCAAAGGCTACTTTGTCGGCAATATTTGCTCCGCGGTTTACGGTTGGCAAAGCACTCATGTCCCATTCCGTTATCATCACTTTTGCACCTGTGGAGGCAAAGGCGAGAAGGCTGGTTTCATATTCGCCTATGCTTGGGTAATCCAATCCCATGTGTCCCTGCATACCTACAGCATCTATGCGCAATCCTTTTTCTTTGAGTGAATTGACCATATGCACCACTGCGTCTCGGCGTCCCGGTTCGTGCATACCGTAGTCGTTGTAGTAGAGTTCCGCTTCCGGATCTGCCTCATGTGCATATTGGAAAGCCAGCGGGATATATTCTTCTCCCAGTATCTCGTAGAACTTGCTCCGGCGGTAACTTCCGTCTCCTTCAATAGCTTCGTTTACTACATCCCAGCCTTTAATGCGACCTTTATATCGGCCCACGATGGTATGGATATGGCTTTTCAGCCGCTCTTTCAGGATTTCGGGTGAAACATTCTTTCCTTCGGTATCTACGCAGAACCAAGGTGAGAGCTGGGAATGCCACACCAGGCAATGCCCGATGATGAACATTCCGTTATCCTCGCCGAACTTAACGAATTCGTCTGCCAGGCTAAAGTCATATCTATCTTCTTCCGGGTGTATCACTTCACTCTTCATGCAGTTTTCGGCCACAATAGAGTTGAAGTGGCGGCGCACTACATCGACTGCGCTGGTGTCGCGACCCGCAGCCTGTTCGGAATTAATGGCGACACCAACGAGGAATTTATCGCCGAGAATGTTTTTTAGAGTCGGGTCTGCCGCAACAGGTTTGTCGCTATTGCAAGATATAAATGCGGCGGCGCAGACTGATAATGCTAAATACTTTAATTTCATGCTATTTTAGTATGATTAATACGAATCAGTTAAGAAATGTGATATACGGACTATCTCAGTTTCCCCTCCTCTCGGGAGGAGGGATGTCCAAAGGGCGGGGTGGTAGGTGAGAAAGAATACCTTAGTGCTATGATTAATGGGTACTTATTGCTTTACCTACCACCTCCCCCTTACGGGGACTCCTCCTTCTTGAAGGAGGAGAATTTAGAGAGTACAGGCTGTTATTTAATTCATTTCAGACCGGGATTAGGAAAATATCCCGTACCCGGGATGGTTAATAATCTTCTTTACTTCTGCGTTCCGTCAGTTCAGCCTGCATCTCTTCATTATACTTCTTTGTAATAGGATAGAAGTACAGCGCTATGACGCCGATAAAGAACGTAACAGCCGGAATAATACTGGATGAAAGCACGATACCATGAATAGCCGATTCGCTTTGTGCGATCCCTGCACCCGATACATAACCGAAACCGGAGAGCAGGAAACCCAAAATAGCACCGCCAATACCCAATCCGGCCTTCAGGGCAAACACTACACCTGCAAACACGAAACCCGTTGCACGGCGGTGATTGATATATTCCGAATGATCCGCCACGTCAGCAATCATAGCCCAAAGCAACGGAACGGTAGGAGCGTATGCCAAACTCTTGAGGAAGTTCAGAACGAACATCGTCTCTACATCCCTCTCATTCGGGAAATAGAAGAAGGCGGTGAACACTGCTGTCAGAGCCAAACAAACGATAAATACCGATTTCTTTCCGAAACGGTTGGCCAGGAAGCCGGACAGGAAGATAACGCCGAAGAACTGTACCACTGCTCCCAGCATGTTGAACACACCGAAGCCCACTTCATAAGCCTTTTCAGGACTGCTGACAATAAGGCCGAAAGCATTCAGTATCGTATAACCCACCGAATCACTGGCCTGTGTAGCCACCAACCCCAGTTTATCGAGGAAGGCAAATAATGCGCCCGAATCCACATAATTCTCAAAGTAGTAGTTCATAGCGCTTCCCCACATGGCAAGGGTCGTGAAAAGGAAGAGCGTCAGGATGAACATCGCCCGCCAGGGAATATTCTTGAATACATCCTTGATGTCTTTCCGGGTATCAGTTTTCTGATTTGCCGGCGGTGTGATACGTTCACGGCTGGAGAAGAAAGTAATAACCAGGAACACGAAACCGATGACTGCAAATAAGGAAATAGTGCACAGCCAACCGTGCCCCTTATCACCGCTTTCACCTGCGAACTTGCTCACCAACGGGAGCGTCAAGCCCTGTACCACAAACTGCGCAATGGTAGCGGCAACGAAACGGATAGACGTAATGCTTGTACGTTCCTTGATGTCACTTGACATTACACCACCCAACGATGCGTACGGTGTATTGTTGAACGAGTAAAGCGTCATCAACAAGGTATAGGAGATTGTAGCGTACACCGCTACCAAACCTTTATCCTCGATGCCGGGATTGTAGAATGCCAACACATAGAACACCATGAACGGCAATGCGGTCCAGAGT from Bacteroides sp. MSB163 includes:
- a CDS encoding alpha-glucuronidase is translated as MKELFSLFLLLFCLLGPVSAEDGSRLWLRQSTDAHAQITAPRQSPTLNIAVRELKQAWKGLPVTLVLKKDKQLSSEGFRIRQVNGKLTVTSPSETGLLYAAYHLIRLQEMRNFGKPSETDLEITENPAYDLRILNHWDNLDRSIERGYAGKSLWNWEELPGTLSDRYEAYARANASIGINATVLNNVNASSKILSAEYLEKVKALADIFRPYGIKVYLSINFASPMQLGGLSTADPLDKDVIAWWKQKAKEIYRTIPDFGGFLVKANSEGQPGPCDFNRTHAEGANMLADALKPYKGIVMWRAFVYSPTDADRAKQAYLEFQPLDGQFRNNVIVQIKNGPVDFQPREPYSPLFGAMPRTPQMVEFQITQEYLGFSNHLAYLAPMWEEFFDFVKPSSLKAIAGVANIGTDTNWCGHPFAQANWYAFGRMAWNPSLTSETIAEEWLKQTFYNEELQMKNEEGLQTDSAANSSFLNLHSSLKQMMMESREAVVDYMMPLGLHHLFAWGHHYGPEPWCDVPGARPDWMPSYYHKADKQGIGFDRSHTGSNATAQYPDSLCRLYDDIRTCPDEYLLWFHHAPWGHTMQSGHTLWDELCYRYDHGVQQVRNFQKIWDLAENYIDAKRFKDVQSRLKIQARDAVWWKDACLLYFQEFSGMRTPYEVERPIHELDDLKQVKLPIDNHECPTPKMLNERR
- a CDS encoding glycoside hydrolase family 43 protein encodes the protein MKKEKRYLVPGDYMADPAVHVFNDRLYIYPSHDWESGIPENDNGDHFNMKDYHIFSTDDPMKGEITDHGLVLTTEDIPWAGRQLWDCDVAEKDGKYYMYFPLKDQNDIFRIGVAISDRPEGPFIPQPDPMRGSYSIDPAVLNDGDGNYYMYFGGLWGGQLQRYRDNKALESGATFPADNEPSIPARVARLSADMLQFAEEPKAVVILDENGQPLTAGDNERRFFEASWMHKYNGKYYFSYSTGDTHRLCYAIGDNPYGPFTYQGVILTPVVGWTTHHSIVEYRDKWYLFHHDSVPSGGRTWLRSLKVCELEYDANGKIVTIEGVD
- a CDS encoding endo-1,4-beta-xylanase; amino-acid sequence: MKLKYLALSVCAAAFISCNSDKPVAADPTLKNILGDKFLVGVAINSEQAAGRDTSAVDVVRRHFNSIVAENCMKSEVIHPEEDRYDFSLADEFVKFGEDNGMFIIGHCLVWHSQLSPWFCVDTEGKNVSPEILKERLKSHIHTIVGRYKGRIKGWDVVNEAIEGDGSYRRSKFYEILGEEYIPLAFQYAHEADPEAELYYNDYGMHEPGRRDAVVHMVNSLKEKGLRIDAVGMQGHMGLDYPSIGEYETSLLAFASTGAKVMITEWDMSALPTVNRGANIADKVAFEKALNPYPEALLDSVSNLWNARMKSFMELFIKHSDVITRVTAWGVSDGDSWKNDWPVPGRREYPLLFDRNYQPKPFLKEILEPRVAKFYEFSYSIDNSMQRDSAANCQLSIVNCQLQNPVLPGCYPDPSICRVGNDYYMVNSSFAFYPGVPIWHSTDLTNWEQLGYVLNRPSQLPMYDGLRISGGIYAPDIKYNPHNGLFYLITTAVDGGGNFFVTTDDPKKGNWSDPTFLPEVGGIDPGFLFDEDGKAYIVNNDGPAGKPEYDGHRAIWIREFDWKNGCTVGKQKMIIDGGVDKTQHPSWIEGPHLYHINGTYYLMAAEGGTGPNHSEVIFTSASPFGPFKPCAINPILTQRGLPGDRPNPVTCVGHADLVETPDGDWYAVFLGVRPYRNGHDVMGRETFMLPVTWKENQPIILPEGDVITYTADRSCDPAPLWTANGLAKEAFFIRTPLVPRYNINSKGQLEMTASSTDLNQKRQPAAIGRWINNWTFTAQTGLDFVPQQPKDFAGIICFHDDNCYIRFGKTLDKDGKPVMLLETYSHGRLCSQAGSPLTRTDGKVYLKVEGDNAVNYTFCYSTSPKGNWTQVGEPVSADLISTQTAGGFTGTMVGIYATGNYTN
- a CDS encoding Gfo/Idh/MocA family oxidoreductase; this encodes MDTIKIGIIGTGWIAEKMAITLEGMEGVEAYAVSSRQLQTARDFANRWGFTRAYGSYEEMLDDEEVELVYIATPHSHHFEHARMSLLKGKAVLCEKAFTANARQAEELLNLAKEKELFITEAIWTRYMPLSQTINDLVNGGIIGHPMTLSANLGYPIGNRERLRQPALAGGALLDLGVYALNFASMVFGTDVERVTSTCVKTDTGVDAQNSITLTFKDGKIAVLHSSMLSMTDRQGIISGDKGHLIIENINNPQRIRVVTEDYKTAVVYNCPPQITGYEYQVYASMEALRNGWLESPYMPHAETLRIMRMMDDLRREWGVRYPADE
- a CDS encoding hybrid sensor histidine kinase/response regulator transcription factor, which encodes MKTKFILCLLFLCLSTTFHGQEGKMFTVDKDLSSSMLNKIYQDRDGIIWIATEDGLNRYDGAKFTVYRNEKDNPHSLLNDYVRTLYEDSQGRFFIGSLNGLQIYDRATDSFTTIPMYLSSGAPIAPNIATILERNNGEILIGTSGHSMFLLETKGDSINARQISQFIPSNLITSAYEDKKGNLWISTGDNGIFRFDENNQSKHYSGEKDIAKNTVSSMCEDHQGNLYMSSLKKGLFIYNDKADTFIPIIYTPNPNLPIKILYPGNQNEIFIGTDGSGIKIYDTQEQKIKEANFNITTFNLKKAKVHSILKDKIGNTWLGFFQKGVMIIPATINKFKYMGYKSSVHNVIGSNCVMSVCKDHTGTLWVGTDNDGIYAIAPDNTLKAHFAPTDDPHSVPATIMSIFEDSNYNLWIGSYLHGMARLDSKTGRCEYLKLSEQPSNLTENIYCFAEDDNKTLWIGTMGGGLFYMDINTGKIGQCSMLANNNSNWNRINMLHNSWINSLLYTDEGKLYIGTYDGLGCLDIKNMDFISPLKNRRILYEDVIYALHEGSDGIIWIGTSKGLKRLNPQSLDIQEYTIVDGLPSNYICAIKEDMDGYLWISTNYGISRFNPKNQGFINFYASDGLQGNEFSKGAGFACQQGELIFGGTNGITYFNPAEITNSNKKPEIRITDFYIHDKMVKKGMKSGSKDIVTTAVMDANHFQLSHKDNSFSIEFSAMEFFSPERITYIYRINNSNWISLQQGINRVSFSNLNPGDYTFQVKAKDNGSYSDIKEILITIYPAWYASGWAKLMYGILLIVIIYIIIIQVRHRYRARQEILEHIHAEQINEAKLQFFINISHEIRTPMSLIISPLQKLIATDKDGERQKNYHTIYRNAERILRLVNQLMDIRKIDKGQMSLKFQEVDIVGFIRDLYYTFEYQANAKHITLSFQTEMESLQAWIDPKNFDKVILNIISNAFKFTPENGKINIYLRTGNDINAPCSLQHYFEIIVEDSGIGIDPAEIGRIFERFYQIRNSHNNSNVGTGIGLHLSRSLIELHHGTIEAENNEGKPGSRFIIRLPLGKEHLSAEEIDNNPADNHSPVHITTALPTSPVDEEDEKVRSRTKSRVLVVEDDEEIRKYICRELASDFHMSECTNGKEALAIILKKEPDLIISDIMMPEMDGLTLCKKIKQNVTINHIPIILLTAKSREEDNLEGLNMGADAYIVKPFSIEILRKTAINLIKSREVLRNNFSGSQMQEQKLKKLKVQSPDDRLLDKVMKVINDNLGNPDLNVEMIATEVGISRVHLHRKLKELTNQSTRDLIRNVRLKQAASLLANQYHNITEVATLTGFTNIAYFSTAFKELYGVPPTTYMEEQQKSPLSDNAKS